TTGCGGATCGTCCCGGCGAACAGGTGCCCGGCGCGGCCGAGCCGGGCCGCCTCCGCGTCGAGGCGGTCGTGGTCGATGGACGTGCCGAGGGCGTCCGCGAGCGCGTCCAGCAGCGCCCGCACGCCCGGCGTCAGCCGGACGGGCCACTCGTGGGAGGCCAGCCGGGAGACCGCGTGCGCGATCTCGGCGACCGCGTTGTCGGGCGCCGGCTTGGACCCGTGCCCGGCGGTCCCGCGCGCCGTCAGCCGCATCCAGGTCGTGCCGCGCTCGCCGGTCGCGATCGGGTAGATCCGCGCCCCGCCGGCGTCCACGCTGAACCCGCCGGACTCGCTGATCGCCTCCGTGCATCCCTCGAAGAACCCGCGGTGCTCGCGCGCCACGTACCGGGATCCGAGATCGCCGGTGGACTCCTCGTCGGCCAGGAACGCCAGGACCAGGTCGCCGCGCGTGCGCCGCCCCTCGCGCAGCCGCGCCCGCACGGTCGCGAGCGTCATGGCGAGGCTGCCCTTCATGTCGACGGCGCCGCGCCCCCACACGTACCCGTCCCGCACCTCGCCGGAGAACGGCGGAACGGTCCACTCCGCCGGATCGGCGGGGACCACGTCCAGATGGCCGTGGACCAGGAACGCCGGATGGGACGGGTCGGTGCCGGGGAGGCGGGCGAGCACGCTCGCCCGGCCCGGCGCCGACTCCACGATCGTCGCCTGGACGCCCACCTCGTCCAGCAGCCCGGCGACGTGCTCGGCGGCCGGCCGCTCCGGCTCGGCCACCCCCTCGCCCCGGTTCACGGTGGCGAACCTGATGAGGTCGGCGCAGATCGCCGCCGCCTCGGCGCCGGCGCGGCCTCCGCCGGTCCCGCCGCCCGCCGTGTCGCCGCCGGCCGTGTCGTCCACCGTGCCGCCGGCCGTCCCGCCCGCCTGATCGAACCGCACCGCTGCCCCCCCGCTCGCCTTCCGCGACGAGGCTTCATTCTGCTCCCTCGCCGACCCGTGTCAACGAATGATCAAGTTCGTCTCGATCCGGTTGCGACTCGGTCAGCGCCGTATCAGAACTGCCACGCTGAGTACGACGCTGCGAACGTTCCAGGGACGGCGGGCGGCGAAGCGCCCGTCCGCCGAACGACACGGCCGAGGAGGAGCATGACCAGCCTGAGGGGTGCCGGAAGGGGTCTCCGCTTGAACGCCGCGGGTCTCGCGGCGGTGGCGCTGGCCGCGTCGCTCGGCCTGTCGGCCTGCGGCGGGGACGACGCCAAGGCGAGCGACGGTACGTTCACCGTGGGCCACTCCGAGCCGGACCACCTGATGCCGGCCAACACGACCGGCAGCTACGCCTTCGACGTGATCACCGAGCTGTTCGACAACCTGATGGACCTGACCAAGGACGGCAAGGCCGTCCCGCTGGCGGCCGAGTCGGTCACCTCCGACGACCAGAAGGTCTGGACGATCAAGGTCAGGGCCGGCCAGAAGTTCCACAACGGCGAGCCGGTGACGGCGCAGAGCTTCGCCGACGCGTGGAACAACGCCGCCTACGGGCCGAACGCGATGGGCGCCAACGACTACTTCTCGTCCATCAAGGGGTACGCGGACCTGAACCCCGAGGACGAGAACGCCAAGCCGAAGGCCGACAAGCTCTCCGGCATCGAGGTCGTCGACCAGAACACCCTCAAGGTCACGCTGAACGACCCGTTCAGCCAGTTCCCGCTGCTGCTGACCTACCCGGCGTACGCGCCGATGCCCAAGGCCGGGCTCAAGGACCCGAAGGCGTTCGACGACCACCCGATCGGCAACGGCCCGTACATGATGGACGGCAACTGGGAGCGCAACAAGCAGGTCAAGCTCGTCGCGTTCCCCGGCTACACCGGGACGCGCAAGGCGAAGAACAAGGGCGTCACCTGGAAGAGCTACTCCAGCGCGGACACCGCCTACACCGACCTGCGTGCGGGCCGGATCGACGTGCTGCAGACCATCCCCTCGGCCAAGGTCCCCGAGGCCAAGCGGCTCCTCGGCGACCGGTTCCTGGCCCGCAAGATGAGCACGACCGACTACCTCGGCCTCCCGTTGTTCGACAAGCGGTTCGCCAACCCCGACCTGCGCAAGGCCATCTCGATGGCCATCGACCGCCAGGGCGTCAACAAGGCGGTCTTCAACGGCTCGTACTTCCCCGCCGACTCGCTGATCCCGTCGATCATCCCCGGGCACCGTGCCAACGCCTGCGGCGAGCTGTGCACCTATGACCCCGCCAAGGCCCGGCAGCTGTTCGACAAGGCCGGCGGATTCTCCGGGACGCTGGAGCTGTACTTCTCCAACGCGCAGCCGACCTACGCCCAGTGGATGCGGATCGTCGCCAACTCCCTGCGCGACAACCTCGGCATCAAGGACATCCAGTTCCGGCAGGTTCCCGCGTCCGACTACTTCTCCCTGCTGAGCGACCGCAAGGAGAAGGGCCCCTACCGGCAGAACTGGGAGGCCGACTACCCGAGCCCCCAGAACTACCTGGAGAACATGTGGGGCTCGGCGGGCAACCGCATGGGCTGGAAGAGCACCGAGTTCGACGACCTCATCGCCAAGGCCAACAAGTCGCCGGACCAGGCGCAGGCCAACGCGCTCTACAACCAGGCCGAGGACGTCGCCATCCGCGAGATGCCGATGATCCCGCTGTGGACGTGGGCGGGCGAGGGCGGCCGCTCCAAGCGGGTGGACAACGTCACGATCACCCCGTTCTCGACGGGCCTGATCGCCACCGAAGTGACGGTGAAGTAGCCGGCGATGTGGCGCTACGTCCTCCGGCGGCTCCTGCAGGCGATCCCGGTCTTCATCGGCACCACGCTGCTCATCTACGCGATGGTGTTCGCGCTGCCGGGCGATCCGATCCAGGCGCTCGCCGGGGACAAGCCGGTCCCGGACAACGTCCTGGAGACCCTCCGCGACCGCTACAACCTGAACGACCCGCTGCTGGTGCAGTACGCGAAGTACATGTGGGGCCTCTTCCAGGGCGACCTCGGCGAGAACTACACGGGCCAGAGCGTGTCGGAGATGCTCAGCGGGCGCTGGGCGGTGACGGCGCAGCTCGCCGTCACCGCCTGGGTCTTCGAGCTGGTCCTCGGGATCCTGCTCGGCATCTGGGCGGGGCTGCGCCGCGGCCGGTTCGCCGACACCCTCGTCCTCAGCGGGACCACGCTGGTGATCGCGGTGCCGGTGTTCGTGCTCGGCTACGCCGCGCAGCTCGTGTTCGGGCTGCACTGGCAGATCTTCCCCACGGCCGGGACGGACGACGGCTGGCCGATGAGCTACCTGCTGCCCGGGATGGTGCTCGGCTCCCTCGGCCTGTCGTACGTGGCGCGGCTGACCCGGACGAGCCTGTCGGAGAACCTGCGGGCCGACTACGTGCGCACCGCGAACGCCAAGGGGCTGTCGCGGGCGCGGGTGGTCGGGCGGCACGCCCTGCGCAACTCGCTGATCCCCGTGGTGACCTATCTCGGCGTCGACTTCGGGAACATGATGGCCGGCGCGGTCGTGACCGAGGGCATCTTCAACCTGCCGGGCATCGGGGGGCAGGTGTTCGAGTCGATCCAGCTGAAGGAGGGCCCCGTCGTGGTCGGCGCGGTCACCCTGCTGGTGCTGATCTTCCTGCTGGTCAACCTGGTCGTGGACCTTCTGTACGGGGTGCTCGACCCGCGGATCAGGTACGAGTGAGGAGCGCATGACCATCAAGCAGCCGGACGCGGGGCCGCCGGGCGCGGAGCCGGAGCCGGTGCCCGGCCCCGGGGCCCCGGGGACGAGCGCCGCCGCGGTCGCCGTCGCCGGCGGGGCCATCGGCAGGGCCTCGCTGTGGGACGACGCGTGGCACGAGCTGCGGCGCCGCTGGCTCTTCTGGGGATCGGTGGCGGTCCTCGCGCTCGTGACGGTCATGGCCGTGGCGCCGCGGCTGTTCACCGCCACGGCGGTCAACGAGGGCTGCGACCCCAACGATGCCAAGCTCGGGCCGTCCGGCGGCCACTGGTTCGGCACCGACCTCGCGGGCTGCGACTACTACGCGCACGTCGTGCACGGCGCCCGCCCGACGCTGCTGATCGGCGTCGCCGTCACCGTGTTCGCGCTGCTGATCGCGCTGCTGTTCGGGCTGCTCGCCGGGTACTACGGCGGGATCGTCGACGCGCTGATCGCCCGGCTGACCGACGTCTTCTTCGGGCTGCCGTTCGTGCTCGGCGCCACCGTGATCCTTGTCGCGTTCCCCTCGCACGGCGTGTGGGCGATGACGCTGGTGCTGGTCCTGCTCGGCTGGACGACGATGATCCGCATCATGCGGGGGCAGGTGATCTCCGTCCGCGACGCGGACTACGTGCAGGCGGCGCGGCTGCTCGGCGCGTCCGACCGGCGGATCATGCTGCGGCACATCCTGCCGAACGCGATCGCCCCGGTGATCGTGGTGGCCACCCTCAACGTGGGCCACGTGATCGTCGGCGAGGCGACGCTGGACTTCCTCGGCGTCGGCCTGCAGTACCCCGAGGTCTCCTGGGGGCTCCAGCTCAACCAGGCGAAGGACTCCTTCGTCGACCACCCGCACCTGCTGATCTTCCCCGCGGTGTTCCTGTCGGCGACGGTGCTGAGCTTCCTGATGCTCGGCGACGCCGTCCGCGACGCCCTCGACCCCAAGCTGCGGTGACCGAGACATGACCACGGACCTGAAGGACGACCCGGTTCCCGCTCCGGAGCCGCAGCCGCCCCTGCTGAGCGTCGAGGACCTGCACGTCCGGTTCCGCGTGCGGGACCAGGACGTGCACGCGGTGAACGGGCTGTCGTACACCCTCGCCGAGGGGGAGACGCTCGCGATCCTCGGCGAGTCGGGGTCGGGAAAGAGCGTCGCGGCGCAGGCCGTGATGGGCATCCTGGACGTTCCGCCCGCGCGCGTCGAGCGCGGGTCGGTCCGCCTGCGCGGCGAGGAGCTGCTCGGCCTGCCCGAGCGGCGGCGCCGCGCCTACCGCGGCGACCGCATCTCGATGATCTTCCAGGACGCGCTGACCGCGCTGAACCCGGTCTTCACGGTCGGCGACCAGCTCCGCGAGATGTTCCGGGTGCACCGGGGCCTCGGCCGCAAGGAGGCCACGGGCAGGGCCGTCGAGCTGATGGAGCGGGTGCGGATCCCCTCGGCCGCCGAGCGGCTCGGCGACTACCCGCACCAGTTCTCCGGCGGCATGCGGCAGCGCATCATGATCGCGATGGCGCTGGCGCTGGAGCCGGATGTGCTGATCGCCGACGAGCCGACCACCGCGCTCGACGTGACCGTGCAGGCCCAGATCATGCGGCTGCTGGCCGGGCTCCAGGACGAGCTGCGCATGGGCATGGTGCTGATCACCCACGACCTCGGCGTCGTCGCCGGCGTCGCCGACCGGATCGTCGTCATGTACGCGGGGTCGGTCGCCGAGCAGGCGCCCGCCCGGGAGCTGTACGCGCGGCCCGCCCACCCCTACACCCGGGGCCTGCTGGCCTCGGTCCCGCGGCTGGACCGGCGCGGTGGCCCGCTCGTGCCGATCAAGGGGGCGCCGCCGAACCCGGCCGCGCTCCCGCCGGGCTGCCCCTTCCAGCCGCGCTGCCCCCGCGCCGAGGCGCTCTGCGCGGCGGAACGGCCGCCGCTCGTCACCGTCGCGCCCGGGCACGAGGCCGCCTGCCACTTCGCCGAGGAGGTGCACGGTGCCGGAGCCGAGTGAGGACCCGATCCTGCGGGTGGAGGGGCTCGTCAAGCACTACCCCGTGACCCGCGGCGTCGTGGTCAAGCGCGCGGTCGGCCAGATCAGGGCCGTGGACGGGGTGGACCTGGAGCTGCGGCGCGGCGAGACCCTCGGGATCGTCGGCGAGTCCGGCTGCGGGAAGTCGACGCTGGCCAAGCTTCTGCTCGCGGCCGAGCGCCCCACCGCCGGGACGGTCCGCTTCGACGGCCGCGACATCTTCGCGCTGCCGAAGCCGGAACTAAGGGCGCTGCGCCGCCGCGTCCAGATGGTGATGCAGGACCCCTACTCGTCGCTCAACCCGCGGATGACGGTCGGCGACATCGTGGGGGAGCCGTTCGCCGTCCATCCCGAGGTCGCGCCGAAGGGCGAGCGGCGCGGCCGCGTGCGGGAGCTGCTCGAGCTCGTCGGCCTCGACCCCGAGCACGTCAACCGCTACCCGCACCAGTTCTCCGGCGGGCAGCGCCAGCGCGTCGGCATCGCCCGCGCCCTGGCGCTGCGGCCCGACGTCATCGTGTGCGACGAGCCGGTGTCGGCGCTGGACGTGTCGGTCCAGGCGCAGGTGATGAACCTGCTCGCCGAGCTGCAGCGCGAGCTCGGTCTGGCGTACGTGTTCATCGCGCACGACCTGGCCGCCGTCCGCCACATCTCCGACCGGATCGCCGTGATGTACCTGGGCAAGGTCGTCGAGACCGGCGACGAGGCGCAGATCTACGAGCACCCCACCCACCCGTACACGCAGGCGCTGCTGTCGGCCGTCCCGGTGCCCGACCCGGACGCGCCCGGCTGGGCGGAGCAGATCAGGCTGGAGGGCGAGCCGCCGTCGCCGCTGGACCCGCCGTCCGGCTGCCGGTTCCGCACCCGCTGCTGGAAGGCGCGCGACGTCTGCGCGGAGCAGGTGCCCGCCCTGGAGGAGCGGGACGGCTCCGCCCACCCCAGCGCCTGCCACTTCGCGGCGGAGGCCGCCCTGACGGACCTGACGGAGCAGGCCTGAGGTGTCGCCGGCCGCGCGTGCCGGAGTCCGTAGGGTGGGGGCCATGGCACGCAAGGGCAGGCACGGCCCCCGTCCGCGAACCTACGAGATCGCCGGCGGGGAGGCCGAGCTGCTGCGCGACGCCGACCGCGACGGCGGCTGGATGCTGCTCGTCGACGGCGTCCCCCAGTCGTACGTGGACCTGTCCGACCCCACCTACCTCGACTTCGAGTACATGCGCCTGATGGGCGACGTGGTCGACTCGCTCGGCCTGGCCGGGGAGGCGTTCGACGCGGTCCACGTCGGCGGCGCCGGGTGCACGCTGCCCCGCTACATCGCCGCGACCCGGCCGGGCTCGCGGCAGGTGGTGCTGGAACCGGACGCGGAGCTGGTGCAGGTCGTCCGGGAGCAGCTGCCGGTCAAGAACGTCCCCGGCCTGCGGATCCGGATCACCGACGGGCGCTCGGGGATCGCGGCCCTGGCGGACGAGGCCGACGACCTGGTCGTGATGGACGCCTTCGCCGGGGCGTCGATGCCGCCGGAACTGGCGACCCGCGAGTTCGTCCTGGACGCCGCGCGCGTGCTGCGCCCCGGCGGCGTCTACCTGGCCAACGTCGCCGACGGCTTCCGGCTGCCGTTCGCCCGCAGGGTGACCG
The sequence above is a segment of the Actinomadura coerulea genome. Coding sequences within it:
- a CDS encoding ABC transporter permease, translated to MWRYVLRRLLQAIPVFIGTTLLIYAMVFALPGDPIQALAGDKPVPDNVLETLRDRYNLNDPLLVQYAKYMWGLFQGDLGENYTGQSVSEMLSGRWAVTAQLAVTAWVFELVLGILLGIWAGLRRGRFADTLVLSGTTLVIAVPVFVLGYAAQLVFGLHWQIFPTAGTDDGWPMSYLLPGMVLGSLGLSYVARLTRTSLSENLRADYVRTANAKGLSRARVVGRHALRNSLIPVVTYLGVDFGNMMAGAVVTEGIFNLPGIGGQVFESIQLKEGPVVVGAVTLLVLIFLLVNLVVDLLYGVLDPRIRYE
- a CDS encoding spermidine synthase, whose translation is MARKGRHGPRPRTYEIAGGEAELLRDADRDGGWMLLVDGVPQSYVDLSDPTYLDFEYMRLMGDVVDSLGLAGEAFDAVHVGGAGCTLPRYIAATRPGSRQVVLEPDAELVQVVREQLPVKNVPGLRIRITDGRSGIAALADEADDLVVMDAFAGASMPPELATREFVLDAARVLRPGGVYLANVADGFRLPFARRVTATVRSVFRHALLMGDPGVLRGRRFGNLIVAASREPLPAAELTRRAAGGGVRARVLDGGDLAAFCAGAAPLRDGEEIVAPVPPPQVFGRS
- a CDS encoding ABC transporter permease codes for the protein MTIKQPDAGPPGAEPEPVPGPGAPGTSAAAVAVAGGAIGRASLWDDAWHELRRRWLFWGSVAVLALVTVMAVAPRLFTATAVNEGCDPNDAKLGPSGGHWFGTDLAGCDYYAHVVHGARPTLLIGVAVTVFALLIALLFGLLAGYYGGIVDALIARLTDVFFGLPFVLGATVILVAFPSHGVWAMTLVLVLLGWTTMIRIMRGQVISVRDADYVQAARLLGASDRRIMLRHILPNAIAPVIVVATLNVGHVIVGEATLDFLGVGLQYPEVSWGLQLNQAKDSFVDHPHLLIFPAVFLSATVLSFLMLGDAVRDALDPKLR
- a CDS encoding peptide ABC transporter substrate-binding protein, which gives rise to MNAAGLAAVALAASLGLSACGGDDAKASDGTFTVGHSEPDHLMPANTTGSYAFDVITELFDNLMDLTKDGKAVPLAAESVTSDDQKVWTIKVRAGQKFHNGEPVTAQSFADAWNNAAYGPNAMGANDYFSSIKGYADLNPEDENAKPKADKLSGIEVVDQNTLKVTLNDPFSQFPLLLTYPAYAPMPKAGLKDPKAFDDHPIGNGPYMMDGNWERNKQVKLVAFPGYTGTRKAKNKGVTWKSYSSADTAYTDLRAGRIDVLQTIPSAKVPEAKRLLGDRFLARKMSTTDYLGLPLFDKRFANPDLRKAISMAIDRQGVNKAVFNGSYFPADSLIPSIIPGHRANACGELCTYDPAKARQLFDKAGGFSGTLELYFSNAQPTYAQWMRIVANSLRDNLGIKDIQFRQVPASDYFSLLSDRKEKGPYRQNWEADYPSPQNYLENMWGSAGNRMGWKSTEFDDLIAKANKSPDQAQANALYNQAEDVAIREMPMIPLWTWAGEGGRSKRVDNVTITPFSTGLIATEVTVK
- a CDS encoding M20/M25/M40 family metallo-hydrolase, translated to MRFDQAGGTAGGTVDDTAGGDTAGGGTGGGRAGAEAAAICADLIRFATVNRGEGVAEPERPAAEHVAGLLDEVGVQATIVESAPGRASVLARLPGTDPSHPAFLVHGHLDVVPADPAEWTVPPFSGEVRDGYVWGRGAVDMKGSLAMTLATVRARLREGRRTRGDLVLAFLADEESTGDLGSRYVAREHRGFFEGCTEAISESGGFSVDAGGARIYPIATGERGTTWMRLTARGTAGHGSKPAPDNAVAEIAHAVSRLASHEWPVRLTPGVRALLDALADALGTSIDHDRLDAEAARLGRAGHLFAGTIRNSANPTRLDAGYKVNVVPGTATAQVDGRYLPGTGEEFLATVDRLLGPKVTREFINYEEAPAADPAGPTFAALAGALRAEDPLARPVPYVMAGGTDAKSFHRIGITSFGFAPLLLGPELDYFGMFHGVDERVPLDGLAFGTRVLDRFLDTR
- a CDS encoding ABC transporter ATP-binding protein; translation: MPEPSEDPILRVEGLVKHYPVTRGVVVKRAVGQIRAVDGVDLELRRGETLGIVGESGCGKSTLAKLLLAAERPTAGTVRFDGRDIFALPKPELRALRRRVQMVMQDPYSSLNPRMTVGDIVGEPFAVHPEVAPKGERRGRVRELLELVGLDPEHVNRYPHQFSGGQRQRVGIARALALRPDVIVCDEPVSALDVSVQAQVMNLLAELQRELGLAYVFIAHDLAAVRHISDRIAVMYLGKVVETGDEAQIYEHPTHPYTQALLSAVPVPDPDAPGWAEQIRLEGEPPSPLDPPSGCRFRTRCWKARDVCAEQVPALEERDGSAHPSACHFAAEAALTDLTEQA
- a CDS encoding ABC transporter ATP-binding protein, whose product is MTTDLKDDPVPAPEPQPPLLSVEDLHVRFRVRDQDVHAVNGLSYTLAEGETLAILGESGSGKSVAAQAVMGILDVPPARVERGSVRLRGEELLGLPERRRRAYRGDRISMIFQDALTALNPVFTVGDQLREMFRVHRGLGRKEATGRAVELMERVRIPSAAERLGDYPHQFSGGMRQRIMIAMALALEPDVLIADEPTTALDVTVQAQIMRLLAGLQDELRMGMVLITHDLGVVAGVADRIVVMYAGSVAEQAPARELYARPAHPYTRGLLASVPRLDRRGGPLVPIKGAPPNPAALPPGCPFQPRCPRAEALCAAERPPLVTVAPGHEAACHFAEEVHGAGAE